Proteins encoded within one genomic window of Panicum virgatum strain AP13 chromosome 1N, P.virgatum_v5, whole genome shotgun sequence:
- the LOC120654805 gene encoding B-box zinc finger protein 32-like, whose translation MGGAGTAGKRSARCELCGGAAAVHCAADSAFLCLRCDAKVHGANFLASRHLRRRLRPGAPAGSASSASSASSGSCVSTTADSAGSAAAAPAPARKRRARAEAVLEGWAGRMGFAAGPARRRAAGAAGALRALGRSVAAARVPLRVAMAAALWAEITSAPAACKGAEAALLRRLEAAAHVPARLVLTVASWMARAASHRAPPPPPPPPAEADDEEGWAECS comes from the coding sequence ATGGGCGGCGCCGGCACGGCGGGGAAGCGCAGCGCGCGGTGCGAGCTctgcgggggcgcggcggcggtgcactgCGCCGCGGACTCGGCGTTCCTCTGCCTGCGCTGCGACGCCAAGGTGCACGGCGCCAATTTCCTGGCGTCCAGGCACCTGAGGCGCCGCCTGCGCCCGGGCGCGCCCGCCGGCTCGGCGTCCTCGGCGTCGTCCGCGTCGAGCGGCTCCTGCGTGTCCACCACGGCCGACTCCGCGgggtccgcggccgccgcgcccgcgccggcccggaagcggcgggcgcgcgcggaggcggtGCTGGAAGGGTGGGCCGGGCGGATGGGCTTCGCGGCGGGGCCTgcgcgccggcgcgcggccggggcCGCGGGCGCGCTCCGGGCGCTGGGCCGCAGCGTAGCCGCCGCCCGCGTCCCGCTCCGCGTCGCGATGGCCGCGGCGCTCTGGGCCGAGATCACGTCCGCCCCGGCCGCGTGCAAGGGAGCGGAGGCCGCGCTGCTCCGGCGGCTGGAGGCCGCGGCGCACGTGCCGGCGAGGCTGGTGCTCACCGTGGCGTCGTGgatggcgcgcgcggcgagccaccgtgcgccgccgccgccgccgccgccgcccgccgaggccgacgacgaggagggcTGGGCCGAGTGCTCCTGA
- the LOC120654794 gene encoding protein STRUBBELIG-RECEPTOR FAMILY 3-like: protein MGAGGGARRFRPGAPVLVLLLIAAAALPRRALAVTDAADVSAINGLYVALGSPKLPGWSASGGDPCGEDWQGVTCTGSSITSIVFNAANLGGQLGSLGNFTSITEINLSNNNIGGTIPEDLPVTLQNFFLSDNQLTGSIPMSLSKLQSLSAMSLNGNHLDGKLPDAFDSLTGLVNLDISSNNFSGPLPPSLGSLTSLTTLHMQDNQLTGTLNVLQDLPLKDLNVENNMFSGPVPPKLLSIPNFKNDGNPFNTSIAPSTSPSSTPSSTPTSSTPTQTSSSPSSPSGPPPSNTASNSSGSTARDSSSPSSKKHKSSTLRTVGYVLLAIVLFIVIVLLVIFCLSKYQERQERRDYSTSQLGGMRQRVEEPKVKQASVQSRDDTKKGSAENPDRKKPREINLTVPAALEKPPEKRKEHVINLERTESEIFATAPPPPPPPPPPPPTPPLTPPPLPPMPSPPSPPRVEKVTVNPIVRPEKRVSTPPRTDPSTSATSFSVASLQQYTNSFEEQNLIRESRLGKVYLAELPGGKLLEVMKIDNANGRIPVEDFLELVARISDIRHPNILELVGYCAEYGQRLLVYNHYSRKTLHDVLHEGEEIDDALSWNARLQVALHAAKALEYLHDTCEPPVVHQNFEPANVLLDNRCSVRVAECGLAELMLSGSVTQLSGRMRALLNYEAPEIQESGPFTNRSDVYSFGVVMLELLTGRKPYDSSRPRAEQHLVRWADSQLHDIESISKMVDPAIREECSDILLSRFADIISRCIQKEPEFRPAMSDIVQDLTRIVGATGEGSE, encoded by the exons TTTCTGCTATAAATGGACTTTATGTTGCACTTGGATCACCAAAGCTGCCTGGATGGTCTGCGAGTGGTGGAGATCCCTGTGGTGAGGATTGGCAGGGCGTCACATGTACCGGCTCAAGTATAACCTCAAT AGTTTTTAATGCTGCGAATTTGGGAGGACAGCTAGGCAGCCTGGGGAACTTCACTTCAATAACTGAAAT AAATCTCAGCAACAATAATATTGGTGGAACCATACCAGAAGATCTACCTGTCACACTGCAAAATTT CTTTCTCTCAGATAATCAACTCACTGGAAGCATCCCAATGTCATTATCAAAACTCCAGAGCCTATCAGCCAT GTCGCTGAATGGTAACCATCTAGATGGAAAATTGCCAGATGCATTTGATTCTCTAACAGGACTTGTAAATCT TGATATTTCATCCAACAACTTCAGCGGTCCATTACCACCTTCATTGGGAAGCTTGACATCACTGACTACATT GCACATGCAAGATAATCAACTAACCGGAACCCTTAATGTGTTGCAGGATCTCCCCCTCAAAGATTT AAATGTAGAGAATAATATGTTTTCTGGTCCAGTTCCTCCAAAACTGCTGAGCATACCAAATTTCAA AAACGATGGGAACCCATTTAATACCAGCATAGCACCCTCTACTTCACCCTCTTCAACACCCTCTTCAACACCTACAAGCTCCACACCAACACAAACATCAtcatccccttcttccccttcagGTCCTCCACCATCTAATACAGCCTCGAACTCCAGTGGATCTACTGCACGAGATAGCAGCTCTCCATCATCCAAGAAGCACAAGTCTTCAACTCTGAGAACTGTTGGATATGTTCTTCTTGCCATTGTGCTATTCATAGTTATAGTGCTGCTGGTAATATTTTGCTTGTCCAAGTACCAAGAGAGACAAGAGAGACGTGATTATTCCACAAGTCAATTAGGGGGGATGAGACAGAGGGTTGAGGAGCCAAAAGTCAAGCAAGCTTCAGTGCAATCAAGAGATGATACCAAAAAAG GTTCAGCTGAAAATCCAGATAGAAAGAAGCCTCGTGAAATAAATTTAACAGTACCAG CTGCCCTTGAGAAGCCTCCTGAAAAGAGAAAAGAGCATGTAATTAATTTGGAGCGAACAGAATCGGAGATCTTTGCTACagcacctccaccacctccacctccacctccacctccgccaACTCCGCCTCTGActccgccaccgctgccgccaaTGCCTTCACCACCATCACCCCCTCGTGTTGAAAAAGTAACCGTAAATCCCATTGTCAGGCCAGAAAAAAGAGTTAGCACTCCGCCAAGGACTGATCCCTCAACATCTGCAACATCCTTTTCTGTTGCATCACTTCAGCAATATACAAATAGCTTCGAAGAGCAAAATTTGATAAGGGAGAGTAGGTTGGGAAAAGTGTATCTGGCAGAACTTCCTGGAGGCAAA TTACTGGAAGTTATGAAGATTGACAATGCTAATGGAAGAATACCAGTAGAGGACTTTCTAGAGCTGGTTGCTCGTATATCAGATATTAGACACCCTAACATTCTCGAGCTTGTTGGATACTGTGCTGAGTATGGACAGCGGCTACTTGTCTATAACCACTACAGTAGAAAAACACTACATGATGTACTGCATGAAGGGGAGGAGATAGATGATGCACTATCATGGAATGCTCGCCTCCAGGTTGCTCTTCATGCAGCAAAGGCGTTAGA GTATCTCCATGACACCTGTGAACCTCCAGTAGTGCACCAGAATTTTGAACCAGCAAACGTGCTCCTTGACAATAGATGCTCAGTACGTGTCGCTGAATGCGGACTGGCAGAATTGATGTTGTCAGGTTCTGTTACACAG CTATCAGGTCGCATGCGAGCTCTACTCAATTATGAAGCACCTGAAATCCAAGAATCTGGGCCTTTTACTAACAGAAGTGATGTCTACAGTTTTGGTGTTGTGATGCTAGAACTTCTCACAGGCCGTAAACCATATGACAG tTCTCGCCCACGTGCTGAACAACATCTTGTAAGATGGGCTGATTCTCAGCTTCATGACATTGAGTCCATATCAAAGATGGTCGATCCTGCTATTCGAGAAGAGTGTTCCGACATACTGTTGTCACGTTTTGCAGACATCATCAGTCGATGTATTCAG AAGGAACCAGAGTTCAGGCCGGCAATGTCTGACATCGTCCAAGACCTAACTAGGATTGTAGGTGCTACTGGTGAGGGTTCGGAGTGA